A window of Bacillus sp. DX3.1 genomic DNA:
TTGTACAACATAATCATTTCGATATTTTTTTGTTAACGCTTTTGTTTCTAAAATATAAGTCATTTTCATATCACCTCCCATTTAGTATAAAAAATGAAGGTTAATGATAAGGTTAGGAGAGTTTAAGATTTGTTTAAATTTATATAATATTCCTTGAATTTGGAGTGTAATGGTTTTCAAAAGGACTCTTATTCCTTATCATGGAAGGGAAAGGTTAAATTTGTATATGAAGGTGAAAAGATGAGACGCATTTTATATATTGAGGATGATATTGAAATTGGTGAGTGGGTAAAAAAAGAACTTGAGAAACAAGATTACGAAGTTTCTTGGTTTACTTCAGAGAAGGGGAGTTCCGAAGCGAGTAAAACAGCAGATGTAATTGTGTTAGATGTGATGTTACCAGGGTTAGATGGTTTTACATTAGGACAGCGGTTTAAAAGTGAATATCCAGATACACCAATCATTATGCTTACGGCACGAACAACATTAGAAGATAAAATATATGGATTAACATTTGCAGATGATTATATAACGAAGCCATTTCATCCAAAAGAGTTAATAGCACGCATTGAAGTGTTGTTAAGAAGGTATAACAGGGACGGAGCAGAGGTTCAACGTGTTCGGCATTTGCAAGTATTTACGAAAGAATATCGTATTGTAGATACAGAAATAAATGAGGAAATTGTTTTATCAGGAAAGCAACATCAAATCTTTTTTTATTTGATGAAACATATAAATCGAACGTTAACAAAAGAACAGATTTTTGAAGCTGTATGGAACGAATCGTATATAGAGGGCGATAAAGCTCTAATGGTTCATATTCGGCATTTGCGAGAGAAAATTGAGCGGA
This region includes:
- a CDS encoding response regulator transcription factor, yielding MRRILYIEDDIEIGEWVKKELEKQDYEVSWFTSEKGSSEASKTADVIVLDVMLPGLDGFTLGQRFKSEYPDTPIIMLTARTTLEDKIYGLTFADDYITKPFHPKELIARIEVLLRRYNRDGAEVQRVRHLQVFTKEYRIVDTEINEEIVLSGKQHQIFFYLMKHINRTLTKEQIFEAVWNESYIEGDKALMVHIRHLREKIERNPSSPTIIETIRGIGYRCKA